Genomic DNA from Leptospira broomii serovar Hurstbridge str. 5399:
GTCTTAACCGCCTCTCATAATCCGCCGGAATATAACGGTTTCAAAGCTTATCTTTCAAAGGGAGAACAGCTAGTACCGCCCGACGATAAGAAAATCATAGGCCTGATCGAATCAATCCAGGATTGGAATGAAATTAAGATCATATCCAGCAAAGATGCTCAATACAAGAAATTCGTGAGAAAGGTGGAACCCGCATGCTTTGCTTCCTACTTAAAGGATTTAAAGAAAGCGGGAATCCAATCCGATCGAGTGACCACCAAGCAAAGAGCTTCCTTAAAATTGGTATATTCTCCGTTACATGGGACAGGCGGAAAATATATGAAATTTTTATTAAATACATTCGGTTACAAACAAGTCACTCTCGTTCCGGAACAGAAGGATCCGAACGGAGAATTTCCGACCGTAAAATATCCGAATCCCGAAGAAGCGGAAGCGTTAGAGCTGAGTCTGAAATTATCCCAAAAAATCGAAGCTAAGGCATTTATTGCGACCGACCCGGATGCGGATCGTTTAGGTATCGGAGTCCGCAATCTCGACGGGTCCTACACATTACTGAACGGAAATCAAATCGGTTCGATCCTTGCGGCATATCTTTCAGAAAAGGTCGCGTCGAAAAAGAGAAAAGGAAAAAAGCCGGTTCTCGTTAAAACCATAGTCACTACGGATCTCCAATCCGAAATTGCTAAAAAGAACAAGATCGCTCTAAAGAACGTTTTAACCGGCTTTAAATATATTGCGGAAGTAATGGGTAAACTGGATGGAAGTAAGACGCAATATTTTCTTTTCGGCGGAGAGGAATCTTACGGCTATCTGCCGGTAAATTTCGTTCGAGATAAAGATAGCCTCTCGTCCGCTCTACTGCTGTTAGAAGTTTTAGCCGAAAAGGAAAATCTGGCGGACTATATAAACGAAATTTATCTGAAATACGGCCTCTATCAGGAAAGTCTTAAATCTTTAAATTTAGAGGGATTAGCCGGAAAAAAGAAAATTCAGGATTCATTGAATTCGCTCAGAAATAGCGATTTAATCGGACAAATATTAGGAAAGCGCAAAGTAATCGGCTTTCTGGATTATAAAAATAAGATCGCAAAAGGAACTTCTTCCAAATCCGCTTTTTCGGGACTTCCAAGTTCCGATGTGATTCAATTGGAATTGGAAGGTTCCGGAAAGCTTACTATCCGACCTTCCGGAACTGAACCGAAGATTAAAATCTATTCGTCGTTTAAAAGTTTACAACATCCGAATTCGAAAGAGGAGATTCCGGCTTTGACCCGGACTCTTTCCGAGGAACTTAAACAGACCGAAACCGTATTTTTAAAGATAGCAGGGTTATCATGAAAGAAACAGCGACCGAATTTCAAAAAACGAAAGAACTAAGTAATAAGTATCTACTGGATCTAGTCCACCGCTACCCTGTCGCATTTCGATACGGAGTGAACGAGCTTTTATTCGACCAAGAAAATAAACAGTACATCGATTTTCTTTGCGGAGTAGCAGTCACTAACCTGGGCCATAGCGATCCGGACATCATCGAAGTCATTCGCACTCAATCCGATAAGTTAATGCATACCTCCAATTGGTTTTATTCGGAAGAAGCGTCTAAATTGGCCGAGCTTCTCATTTTGAATACGTTTCCTGGAAAAGTATTCCTTTGTAATTCCGGAACCGAAACTACCGAGGCTGCGTTCAAACTTACCAGAGCCTATGCAGAGCAAAGACAAATCGCTAATCCTGTCATCATTTCTCTGCAAAAAAGTTTTCATGGAAGATCGGTTTCCGGAATCAGTCTTACCGGCCAAAAGAAAATGCATACTGGATTCGGGAAGCTTTTGGATGGAATCGAATTCGTTACACCGAATAACGAAAAAGAACTAGTTGGCGCATTTGAACAATATTCAGGTCATGTGGTCGCGTTCTTTGCCGAACCGATTTTAGGTGAAAGTGGTATCATTCCACTGACTCATAATTTTCTTACCTTGGCTCGAGAATTGACGCAAGAGAACGAGGCCTTAATGATTTTAGACGAGGTTCAAACGGGCTTCGGAAGAACAGGAACCCTTTTTGCCTTCGAAACTTTCGGATTCGCTCCCGATATTATGACACTGGCAAAAGGTCTTGGTTCGGGGTTTCCGATCGGAGCTATGATCGTTTCGGAGAAATATCAGGACGTGCTTGGAAAAGGATCTCACGGTTCCACCTTCGGCGGAAATCATTTAGGTGCGGCTGTCGCTTACGAAACGATTCGGATCATTCAATCCAGGGATATTCTCGCGAACGTCAACGCTTGCTCAGATATCGCTTTCAGTCGATTGAACCAAATGAAAGGTAAATTAAAGGTAGTAAAAGAAGTCAGAGGAAAAGGCCTCCATATCGGAGTAGACCTTACGATTCCGTCTAGACAAGTCGCGGAACGATGCTTGCAAAAAGGATTAATCGTGAACGCTACGGGCGATACGGTGATTAGAGTCATGCCTCCTCTCACGATATCGACTAAGTATTTAAACGAAGGTTTGGATATTCTTGAAGAAGCCCTGACCGAGTTCCAAAACGAACAGAAGTAAAAAGGAAAGCAAATAGAATGAAGAAAGTCGCCGTTTTAGCCGGAGACGGAATCGGACCGGAAGTTATGAAAGTAGCTCTTTCGGTTCTAAAGAAAGCCTTAGGAAAAAAAGAATCGGACTTTAAATTTGAGGAGGCGTTCGTCGGCGGAATTGCGATCGATAAGACCGGCGGCCCTCTTCCTCAAGAGACTCTCAAACTCTGCGAAGGCTCTGATGCGATTTTATTCGGGAGCGTGGGCGGCCCAAAATGGGAGTCCTTACCTCCCGAAAAGCAACCGGAACGTGGGGCGCTATTACCCCTTAGAAAACATTTCGATTTATTTGCGAATTTAAGACCCGCGATTATTTACCCGGAGCTAAAAAATGCGTCTCCGATCAAAGCCGAGATTATCGGAAACGGCTTGGATATTTTGATCTTAAGGGAATTAACGTCCGGAATTTATTTCGGCCAACCGAAAGGACGCGAGGGCTCCGGCGCGGAAGAATTCGCTTACGATACGATGAAATATTCACGGCGAGAAATAGAAAGAGCAGCTCGCGTCGCGTTCGAAGCGGCTCGTAAAAGAAATAACAAAGTAACTAGTATCGATAAAGCCAACGTCCTGACTACCTCCGTTTTTTGGAAAGAAGTCGTCATCGACTTGCATAAAAGAGAGTTTTCCGACGTCCAACTAGCTCATCTATATGTGGATAATGCCGCAATGCAATTGATTGTGAATCCGAAACAATTCGATGTTATTCTTTGCGAAAATATGTTCGGCGATATACTTTCGGATGAAGCCTCGATAATTACCGGATCGATCGGTATGCTTCCTTCGGCTTCGCTTTCCGAATCCGGTTATGGATTGTATGAACCGTCCGGCGGATCGGCGCCTGATATTGCGGGAAAAGGAATCGCAAACCCGATCGCACAGATACTTAGCGCGGCTCTTATGCTACGTTATTCCTTCTCTCTCGAAGAAGAAGCGCAAAGGATCGAGAGCGCCGTTCGCGCGGTTATCTCACAAGGTAAGCGAACGAGAGACATCGCCGAAGCAGGTGCAAAAATTCTCGGAACCGAAGAAATTGGAAAAGAAATAGAAAACGCATTGTGAATTTCTCGAACAACTTAGGATGGTGGTAAGATGAAAGGTGGAATTGCTCCCTCAGGAAGACCATATCAGGTCATTATCGCTGAGAACTCCAAGTTCCAAGCCAAACAACTCGCGCAAATCTTGGAATCCGAAGGCTACGAAGTCGTAGCATTTGCGGAAACGGGAAAAGAATTAATCAATCTTTATAAAGAAAATAAAAAAGTTGATCTTATCACCCTCGATCTTCATTTACCGGTTATGGACGGGTTCGCGGCTTTTTATGAAATTAAAGACTTAGGCGTTTTACCTCGTATTTTAGTAATTAGCGAGGAGAATACGCCTGCCGTTATCAAGACTCTCTCGGATAACGGAGTAATGGATTATATTGTAAAACCGATCAAGCGGGAAAAAGTCTTAGAAAAAGCGAACGCGACCGTTCGGAAAGCTATTAAAGTATAGCTCCCCCAATTAAAGACCGGATTCACTCCAACCAAATGCAATTTAAGTTTCGCCCGGTGTCTCCTCTTCTATGACTGAAATACCTTGAGTTAGAGGCCATCGTGCATGCTCCTGACGTTTCTACAAATGGCTCCGTTCCGAGTTTACGAATGCGATTCATTAGAAAGGCTTTTTGTTCCAACAAAAACTTCCCTTCTTCGGGTAATGCTTTAAGTGCACCCGGAAATTCCTTTCTAAATTCACCAGCCACATCTTCACCGACTTCGTATTGTTTTCCAGTGGCATAAGGTCCGATAAAGAATTGCAGAAGTTGTAAATCGACCGAGTATTTCTTCGATATTTCTAGTAAAGCCGATTCCGTTACTCCTGCCAACGTACCTTTCCAGCCTGAATGAACGACTCCGACCAAAGCCGGCCTTCCCGTCCAGAAAAAGATCGGCATACAGTCTGCAGTTTTAACCACTAATACCTTTCTCGGTTCAGTCGAATATAATGCATCTCCTTGGGAAATTTCCTCAGGCTCCGAAGAATCGGCATTTACGATGGTTTTCCCGTGAACTTGGTCTAATAAATAGATCCGATCTTCGGGGATCTGGCTAAATCGAGCGACTTTTCCCCGAATGTATTCAGGGGTCGAGGTATAGTCGCTTAGCTCCCGGTTTCCCAGAATTAGAATCCGCAGACTCCTTTTGTCTTCGAGAAAGAATCGATGATCGATCATACTTGACGGGAAGAGCTTCTAGTCTTGTATAGAAAAGACGGAAAATAATTCGAGTCAGAAATGGTTGCCGACGATCTTTTTCCGCGAAGCTTAGAATGTCAAAAATTGTAAAAGTAAAAATCTGCGGTATAAAAGATCCGGACATCCTAAAATTATGCGTAGCGGAAGGTGCGGATTTTGTAGGTCTGAATTTTTCTCCCGTAAGTTCACGAAGTATATCCCGCTTCCAGGCGGAGCATTTACTATCATATCTCAAAAATTCCGTTCCCGAATCGGCTCGCCCTAAAATAGTATTCCTATTCTACAAGAATTCGATATCTTTTGTGGAATCCATCCTAAAAACTCTTCCTTACGATTATTTGCAATTCGTGAACGATGACCCTCTACTACCCGGTCGCTCCTCACCGCTAATAGGTCGAAAAAACCGAAGAATTTTATCTTACCGAGTAAAGAACCCGATCAATGACGATTCCCTAGCGTCCTTAGATTCGGAACTGTTGATCTTAGACAGCTATGTTTCCGGCTCCGGTGGAGGAACGGGGGAAGCGTTCCCATGGCAGTATGTTCGAGATGTTCGACGTCCTTATTTTCTTGCAGGAGGATTGCGGGCCGATACCGTCGCTAAAGCTATCCAGGAACTCCTACCTTATGGAGTCGATGTTGCGAGCGGAGTAGAATCTTCTCCGGGAGTTAAGGACCCTAAGCTGGTCCGAGAATTTATTAAGAATGCCAAAAGAGCTAGCAATAGAAACTAACGAACCGAATTTATCGGAAGCTTTAGATACGCCTATGATGCGCCAATACTTGGACATCAAGGCGCGATTTAAGGATTCGATTCTTTTTTTTCGTATGGGCGACTTCTATGAAATGTTCCTGGAAGATGCGAAGATTGCCTCCAATATTCT
This window encodes:
- the leuB gene encoding 3-isopropylmalate dehydrogenase; amino-acid sequence: MKKVAVLAGDGIGPEVMKVALSVLKKALGKKESDFKFEEAFVGGIAIDKTGGPLPQETLKLCEGSDAILFGSVGGPKWESLPPEKQPERGALLPLRKHFDLFANLRPAIIYPELKNASPIKAEIIGNGLDILILRELTSGIYFGQPKGREGSGAEEFAYDTMKYSRREIERAARVAFEAARKRNNKVTSIDKANVLTTSVFWKEVVIDLHKREFSDVQLAHLYVDNAAMQLIVNPKQFDVILCENMFGDILSDEASIITGSIGMLPSASLSESGYGLYEPSGGSAPDIAGKGIANPIAQILSAALMLRYSFSLEEEAQRIESAVRAVISQGKRTRDIAEAGAKILGTEEIGKEIENAL
- a CDS encoding phosphoribosylanthranilate isomerase, giving the protein MSKIVKVKICGIKDPDILKLCVAEGADFVGLNFSPVSSRSISRFQAEHLLSYLKNSVPESARPKIVFLFYKNSISFVESILKTLPYDYLQFVNDDPLLPGRSSPLIGRKNRRILSYRVKNPINDDSLASLDSELLILDSYVSGSGGGTGEAFPWQYVRDVRRPYFLAGGLRADTVAKAIQELLPYGVDVASGVESSPGVKDPKLVREFIKNAKRASNRN
- a CDS encoding polyphenol oxidase family protein, which translates into the protein MIDHRFFLEDKRSLRILILGNRELSDYTSTPEYIRGKVARFSQIPEDRIYLLDQVHGKTIVNADSSEPEEISQGDALYSTEPRKVLVVKTADCMPIFFWTGRPALVGVVHSGWKGTLAGVTESALLEISKKYSVDLQLLQFFIGPYATGKQYEVGEDVAGEFRKEFPGALKALPEEGKFLLEQKAFLMNRIRKLGTEPFVETSGACTMASNSRYFSHRRGDTGRNLNCIWLE
- a CDS encoding phospho-sugar mutase; the protein is MNQESANIEAWTRKPFSVSVQKEASDVLDKFGKGVKGLEIEAFTVPLEFGTGGIRGRIGNGIGRMNEYTVGRAALGFSRYLVKKSKKPVLVIAYDSRRRSREFAEVTAGIAASYGIKVYLFPEVAPTPLLSYAVRYYKATGGVVLTASHNPPEYNGFKAYLSKGEQLVPPDDKKIIGLIESIQDWNEIKIISSKDAQYKKFVRKVEPACFASYLKDLKKAGIQSDRVTTKQRASLKLVYSPLHGTGGKYMKFLLNTFGYKQVTLVPEQKDPNGEFPTVKYPNPEEAEALELSLKLSQKIEAKAFIATDPDADRLGIGVRNLDGSYTLLNGNQIGSILAAYLSEKVASKKRKGKKPVLVKTIVTTDLQSEIAKKNKIALKNVLTGFKYIAEVMGKLDGSKTQYFLFGGEESYGYLPVNFVRDKDSLSSALLLLEVLAEKENLADYINEIYLKYGLYQESLKSLNLEGLAGKKKIQDSLNSLRNSDLIGQILGKRKVIGFLDYKNKIAKGTSSKSAFSGLPSSDVIQLELEGSGKLTIRPSGTEPKIKIYSSFKSLQHPNSKEEIPALTRTLSEELKQTETVFLKIAGLS
- a CDS encoding acetylornithine transaminase: MKETATEFQKTKELSNKYLLDLVHRYPVAFRYGVNELLFDQENKQYIDFLCGVAVTNLGHSDPDIIEVIRTQSDKLMHTSNWFYSEEASKLAELLILNTFPGKVFLCNSGTETTEAAFKLTRAYAEQRQIANPVIISLQKSFHGRSVSGISLTGQKKMHTGFGKLLDGIEFVTPNNEKELVGAFEQYSGHVVAFFAEPILGESGIIPLTHNFLTLARELTQENEALMILDEVQTGFGRTGTLFAFETFGFAPDIMTLAKGLGSGFPIGAMIVSEKYQDVLGKGSHGSTFGGNHLGAAVAYETIRIIQSRDILANVNACSDIAFSRLNQMKGKLKVVKEVRGKGLHIGVDLTIPSRQVAERCLQKGLIVNATGDTVIRVMPPLTISTKYLNEGLDILEEALTEFQNEQK
- a CDS encoding response regulator produces the protein MKGGIAPSGRPYQVIIAENSKFQAKQLAQILESEGYEVVAFAETGKELINLYKENKKVDLITLDLHLPVMDGFAAFYEIKDLGVLPRILVISEENTPAVIKTLSDNGVMDYIVKPIKREKVLEKANATVRKAIKV